The Pseudomonas protegens genome contains the following window.
ATTCGCGCAGGGCACGGGTCGCCGCCAGGGTCGCCACGCCGTTGGCGCAGAACAGCGCCTTGGGCCCGGGCCCGGGGGTGTCGAGAAAGTCTTTCAGGTGGCGGGCCAGGGCCTCGCCGGTTTCCAGGGACTGGCCGCGCAAGGCCGGGCGCCGGGCGATCTCGGCCTGGAACGCGGCGCTGCGTTCGAGCCGCGAGCTGGTGCCGTCATGGGGTTCGCTGACCAGCAACAGGTCGCGGTAGCCCTGCTGTTCCAGGTGCTCGATGGCGCTGTGCACCGCCGCCGGGTTGTCCAGGCCCACCAGATCGGCGTGCAGGGGATCGAGCTTGCGGTCCACCAGCACCAGGGGCATTTCCTGCTGCAATTCCAGCAACTGTTCCAGGTGGTGGCCCAGGGTGTTCACGATCAGGCCTTCGATGTTGTAGGCCCGCAGGTTGGCCAGGTGCCGGGCTTCCTGTTCGTCGTCGCGGTCGGTGTTGCACACCACCAGGCTGTAGCCGTGCTGGCGGCAGGCGGTTTCCACACCGTGCATCACGGCAATCGAATAGGGGTTGCGGATATCCGCCACCAGCATGCCGATCAGCCGCGTGCGCCCGCGCTTGAGGCCGCGGGCCATCTGGTTCGGGCGGTAGCCCAGCGCGTTGATGGCTTGCTCGATGCGCAAGGCGGTGGCAGCGGAAAGCAGGGCGCGGTCGTCGCCGATAAAGCGCGACACGCTGGCCTTGGAGACCCCGGCATGACGGGCGACATCGAGCATGGTGACGCGATTGCGCTGGGCGGCGGAAAACGGATTCACGGGCGACGACCTTATTCTTGGAATGATCGGTTTGCAGTCTTTCCGAGGATGGTGCTGAAACCGGTTTCAGGAAACCGCAAAACCCATTCTGCCGTCAAGGGCGCAACGTCGATAAATCTGCATAAGGGCTGAAGGTGGCTGACCAACGGCAGGGGCTCAGGGCTGCTCAAGGAACTGGCGCAGGGCGCGCAGCAGGGCGGCATACAGCGCATCGACTTCCACCGCCAGTCCCCTGGCCCGCAGGCAGCCATGCACCAGGCCCTGGCCCGGATACAGCTGGCTGGCGACGCCGGCCTGCAACAGGCGCTGGTGATAGCACTGGCCGTCGTCGCGCAAGGGGTCGAACTCTGCCAGGGCGATAAAGGCCGCTGGCAGGTGACGCAAATCCTCTGCCAGCAGCGGCCGGGCATAGGGCGAGGTGGGCTCGGGCTCCGGCAGGTACAGCGCCTGGAAACAGTCCAGGTCGCTGCTGCTGAGCAGGGGCGCGTCGGCGCACTGGCTGCGCGAGGGCAGGTTGGCCGCGCCACCCAGCCCGGGGTAGACCAGCACCTGGGCGGCGGGCAAGGGTTCGGCGGCGTCGCGCAGGGCCAGGCACAGGGCCGCGGCCAGATTGCCCCCGGCGCTGTCGCCCATCACCAGTCGACGACGGCGATCCAGCTGCACCGGGCCCAGGCCCTGTTCCAGGGCGCGCCATACTGCCAGGCAATCGTTGAAGGCGGCCGGGAACGGGTGTTCCGGGGCCAGCCGGTAATCCACCGCGATCACCAGCACCTGCAGTTCGCTGGCCAGATGGGCGGTGATGAAATCGTGGGAATCCAGGCTGCCCAGCACCCAGCCACCGCCGTGCAGGTACAGCAGCCAGGGCCAGCCGCGCTCCGGGGCGGCGCGGTCCGGGTGATAGAAACGCAGCGGCACCTGGGCCAGTTGCCGCTCATGCACAACGAGCCCGGGCGGATGGGCCGGAGTGAAATCCCGGCACATGCGCTCATAGCTGTCGCGCAGGCCCTGGAGGC
Protein-coding sequences here:
- a CDS encoding alpha/beta hydrolase gives rise to the protein MSHYPLSAELTAFVQRTLSYTSADSSLQGLRDSYERMCRDFTPAHPPGLVVHERQLAQVPLRFYHPDRAAPERGWPWLLYLHGGGWVLGSLDSHDFITAHLASELQVLVIAVDYRLAPEHPFPAAFNDCLAVWRALEQGLGPVQLDRRRRLVMGDSAGGNLAAALCLALRDAAEPLPAAQVLVYPGLGGAANLPSRSQCADAPLLSSSDLDCFQALYLPEPEPTSPYARPLLAEDLRHLPAAFIALAEFDPLRDDGQCYHQRLLQAGVASQLYPGQGLVHGCLRARGLAVEVDALYAALLRALRQFLEQP
- a CDS encoding LacI family DNA-binding transcriptional regulator produces the protein MNPFSAAQRNRVTMLDVARHAGVSKASVSRFIGDDRALLSAATALRIEQAINALGYRPNQMARGLKRGRTRLIGMLVADIRNPYSIAVMHGVETACRQHGYSLVVCNTDRDDEQEARHLANLRAYNIEGLIVNTLGHHLEQLLELQQEMPLVLVDRKLDPLHADLVGLDNPAAVHSAIEHLEQQGYRDLLLVSEPHDGTSSRLERSAAFQAEIARRPALRGQSLETGEALARHLKDFLDTPGPGPKALFCANGVATLAATRALRELQCPLFEGVGLIALDDLDWYPLVGSGITALAQPTAAIGASAFHCLLKRLQGDDAAPRVVDFPTQLIVRGSTAL